Sequence from the Argentina anserina chromosome 7, drPotAnse1.1, whole genome shotgun sequence genome:
AAAGGTTTCCACTTAACAATATCAAAGCTGCTCAAACTTATATGCTTTTTCAACTAGAATTCTAAAACCCTTCCCCATAGAGCCAAATTTACTTGGTTGACTGTTggtttgtcaaaaaaaaaaaaccatagaTATAGTGTAATATAGAGTTTCTACCTGATCTGTCAAAGCGTCAAGAGACGTCTGTGAGAGCTGAGAAAACATGCCATACTGAGACGAGAGTCCCTGGGAAAATGACTGCTCCGATGGTTGAGATCGAAACTGAAGCTGCGAACCTTGTGGTCCAtgtgccacagagtttgatcTCCTGCAAATCAATGATAAAATCAGCAAAAACAGGTTTCAGCAATTCAGTCTATTAGCCACATCATATAGGATATTGAAAAATGACTACTACTCATTTCACATATTCACCATCTTCTCACAGATGAGGAGGATTTGACCTCCCACAGGAACATTTTCATGCACATTGACTAGAGCAATTAGCATATAAACATAATCAATTTGAAGCAAAATGAGGTCAGTCTCTGCGAGTATATAATGAAGTAACTGACATGTACTATTTTCATTTCATCTTAGAAAAGTGAAATCGAAACTTGAGAACCTGATTCAAGTGGCTTAGTTCAACGAAAACCTTTGGATCCAGTCAACTTAATCACTCAGTTTTTGACATTATTGCTATCACAAACTGAGCATTTCAATTGGCACCGCAATACATTGAGATACATGTAGATGTAGTCGGCTAAGTACATCTAAAACTCAGATCAGTGAGAAAACCTAGAAATTAAAGCTTAAAATCTAAAACTTGAATTTCTAAACAATTTTCCTCCATTTTCTCGCGATTAAGACCTCAGATCAAGCCTAGAGCAGCTTCAATTTAAATCCAGGAAGAACAAAATTGCACATACAAAATCAAACGAAGCTAGAATCggttcaaattcaaatcagtTTCCGTAATTGCGATAGAGATAAAGGTCTCGCGAGAAATTGAAAGAGAGTGAAGAGAATTTCGAACCTGAAGTGAGGAGGAAGGACGGAGATGGAGCTGAGATCGCACGCCTTATTGATCTTCAGCTTCATTTTTTTCGCTCAGGATCGGCGAGGTTTAGGTTTTGAGCGGCGCGGACGGCGGTGCGATCTGGAACGGAGTCGGAGGATTGGAGATCGAATCGGAGATTGGGTGAGAGGTGGAGGTGTGGTTTAGAGAGAGAAATGGAGACGAGGCATCAcgagaatttgaaatttctgggaattgaagagagagaaattgTGAAGGAAGGAGAAAAAGGGCTATTTAACGACGGAGGCGGGCGGGAAGAAGATTTGAGAAGGTGTGGTGGTTGATTAATGGGCCGGGGCCGGGGTCATTGAGTTGTTAACCAGGCCCAATTTAGTTCATTTTTTATCATAGGGTTACTAAATCAATTTGATTATCGTCTATTcagaaaattatatatatatatatatatgtggaaAATACCTAATTGTACTATTGATTTAAAAACGGTTAGGTTGAGCCCAATACTATTTGGTCTAGCGGCATCGGTATGTGGGAGGTCGTGAGTTCGACTCACAACATACTCGTTGTGATGTAATATTTGAGTTAtttgtttgataaaaaaaaagttaagtTGAGACGGTTGATTACAATAGTATCACAGGTCACAATTGTCACAACTTAACGCCCTTGAGCAATAGCTTCCTCGTATGCGTGATCGAAGCTCTTGGTGTGACCATTTGAGGAAATGATTTTTGTCATGTAAggtatgattttagtttagtACTCATTGCTTAGAGTTTCATTTTTGCTCATGCATAGCAGCATATTTTACCTTCATCAAATGCATGTGCCATTCTATCTGCAAGATTTAATCGACTTCGTGTCTTCGTTCACTCCTTAATGCAGCTCAAGAAGGCTGTCAATCTCAGTCTCCTTCAGCTACCTTATTTGATGAATTTTTCATGTTCTGAAGGTCATATCTACTTCAGTAATTTGGATTTTGATGGTGTAGATGGCTGAGGATAAAGATGTGTTAGAATTTTATTGTTAATCTGTAGCTCGCGATCCATATATTGGCATGTCTCGTTTATCATGCATGTACAAGGGCAAGAATAAGTAGTAGCAATATCAAACCCAAATTAAGTTTGACTTGCAGTTAGTTATAAACTATATTCAAAGATCCGCCATCACTAATAATCTAATTTAGTGCCTGAGCGAATTTTCTATTTGTACATGGAAAACATGGTTTGCAATTAACAATTTGAAGCACGCATGACTCCCGGCCATCGATCCCAGTTCAAGCAACCATAAGTTCTTCAGAATCTCTAATAGGATCAGAGTTTTCAAGATGCAAGTTTCTTAATTTGATGAATTATCATTCGGCTTAGACTATTTTGTGCTCCCCTATGTTTGTTCCTTGGCAACTTTGAGTTCGTTGGCTTAATTGTTTGTGATACATATCGGGCATGACCTTTCaatctttttatattttcaagaGGGAAATAAAGTGGAAGATGTTTTAGCTAATTATGATACGACATTATCTCAACTGGTTTGGTGAGATGTGCATCTTCCGTTTATTTTATCACACTATAATAGTGTTTTATCCATTTCAGTTTTTCTAGTTTTGTAATTTCGCTAGTTTACTTTGAGAGGTTTTGGTTTGGTCCCTTCAATTgtttttctcttatttttatttttatctaaTCTATTAGGGGTTTAGGGAGTTTTATCTCCCTCTCTGTGATTTCagccaaaaaaacaaaatagacaGATCAATTTTTCAGATTTATATGTAGTCTCTTGACATAGTTCATCAAATTGCGAAAATTTTACACCGGGGCCGTATATTAGCGTCGTTCATTAACACATTTGACGTTATTAGTAAAAAATTTCGATGATATATCTCAAGATATCTACGCAAGGCACCTGAATGATTGAATTTCATGgacatgcatatataattgagaaaaacttgcgtacaaactagtatgtacgcgtgcgtccaaactctcgtttatttgGACACTTtaggaatataaatacatgattttaaccgttcaaaagtttagtttattactaaagatcatttatgtaaaagatcaacataaaaaaaatcgtcttcatagtcgattgcatcaaacaaattgacggttgatcatgagactactaactttcaccataaccgttaatttgtttgatgcaatcgactatgaagatgatttttgtttatgttgatcttttacataaatgatctttagtaataaactaaacttttgaacggttaaaatcatatatttatattcccaaagtgtgcaaataaacgagagtttggacgcacgcgtacatactagtttgtacgcaagttttttcctATATAATTGTCCTGATTATAACCCTAGAGAAAACGGAAACTTCTCAAACCATTCATACCAAATATAAGAAGCAATTTCTGCAGACCATAtgaaaacgtaacattctttcACCATATTGTAGCTTATGGTACGCTGAGCTGCTCCATCATCGTGGATGATAATAAAGGCGGATGGGAAGTCCCTTGGAAGGGGTAGGGAAAGGAGCAACAGTGGTCTTCTCATCGGGAAAAACATTCTCCCACTTGAACCTTGTAACTAAGTGGTGCATGAACACCAATGTCACCACCCGAGTGTACTCATTTCCGGGACACATTCTCGGACCTCCGCCGAACGGAAGAAAGGTGTAAGGTGCCGGTCCCTTTCCCTCGAATCTTGACGGGTCAAATTTCTCCGGTTCAGGAAAACAATCGGCACTTTTGTGTGTCGAGTTTGCGCTCCAATACAACTTCCAGCCCTTTGGAATGGTGAATCCATTGTATGCAAAATCGGTTAAAGCTTCCCTGAAGGCACCCTGAACCGGTGGTGCTACCCTCATCACTTCTTGAGCTACATTCCATGAGTACTTCATCTTCTGAAGGTCTTCACACTTCAACGGCTCCCCTGGGGCTTTTGAATTTACAATCTCCATTTGCTCTATTTTAATCAACACCGAGGTAGTCAATTATAAATATTAGAAAACGATATGATAGTTATCTTTAATTATGAATAAAACTCGATCCATAAACTACGTACGTGCCAACAATCACCAAATTAAACAACCATATCATAAGATTTGTTTGTGTATAGTAGCTACTCAGTGTGGACTgtggaaaatatatatattcaaatttaattaaattagacTACCTATTCATAAGTGCATGCTTTATTATTCTGTTAAGCTCACGGGTTACATCTAAGTTGTCGATCAGAAGTTTATAATATCTCTGCTAATCAACTAAATAATTCCAGGCCATCTCTAGTCACTGCAAATTCTGACTATAATTTGTAGTTGCTAGCTGATCGACTGGCTAAATCTTCGTCAAGCGGAAGAAGTTGCACTCTCTAgattattgctttcattaaTTTAGGCTCATCAAGTACGAATGCGAAGATTTCAAGAATTATCGATCACATAAGCACTCTTTTAGATAGTTAATCGTTCAAAAGAAAGAATACGCACTAGAATTTTTCATACATGGCTCGAACATACCTCTGTAGACTGCATTATAGATATGAGGAAGCTCGCCAAGATACTTGACAATGAAAGTCAATTCAGCACTAAGTGTGTCATAGCCGGCAACCAACATACCGAGAATCTTATCGGCGATATCGGATTCCTTCAAATATGTTCCATCTTCATCACAGGTTAGAAGAACGTGTGATAACATATCTTGTGTGGGGGATGCAATGCCCTCTGCTAAATCCACCTTCCTCTGCTTGATCATGCTGTACAAATCCTTCCTAATCAAGTTAGCAGCCTTGATGGCTTTATTAAACGGGGTTCCAGGAAAGTCGATGGGCATCGATGTGATTCCGGCATTCACTACATGAAACGGTTTGCTGAGTTTTTCTATGTCCGCTTGATCTTCAAGGCTAACAAACAATCGCGCAGCAAGCTTGAAGGTGTACCTGTAAATGACAATATGCATGATCGATATGTTTATACAATAATTTTACAGGATTATTTCTACATCGATCATATTAACAATATACGTCCCCGGTTTTCATATACGAATCTGAATACACACAActggtttttattttaaagtACGTGGTAACTTATATACGAGTTAGATCATGGACTTACTTCTTGACGAGTTCAAAGGCATGAACTTCCTTTTGGTTTTCCCAGCTATCTGCAAAGTGGGATTGGGTGCACTGGTCAATGGTTCCGAAATATCGTTGCAGACCGTCGAGCTTCACGAATTTGTGTAGCATCTTTCTCACCTTCGCGGCCTCCTCTGCGGCGTTTCCGGTGGTAGAAGGGAAAATCTTGTCTACACAGCTCGGAAACCAGACCTTGACAAGCTTACTCTCATTGGAGAACAAGAACTTGTTGCAAGCGGCACCACAGAAGAAGACAGTTCTCTCCCCTATAAAGGAGGTCTTGAAGACTTGGGAGGAGTACTTGTTCACCCGGTCTAAGATGAACTTCTCGGGGTGGCCTTTCTGGCCCGAAGAGACGAACTCGTAGCTCTCGCCTATCACAGAGTAGCCAACATTACCGGGAGGAAGGTTGTTGCCGGCGAACTGGGTTCTGTGCCTGTAGAAGAGTACCAAGAAACAGCTTGCcagaaaggaaagaaaagccaGGAGGAGGATCATTATGGGAGAGAAATAATATTGTTCCATAACCATTGTATTTGAGGGCTGAGGATGTTTGATGATCTGAGGAGAGTGAATGATACAATTAATGAGCGTGTAGTCCTTGTAGAATTATATATGCTCTTCTGAGTACGAGGGGAGGCTGGGTGATTGGCGTGCAAGGTCAGCTtgtaataatatataattaagcgGCACTCTCAAAGTCTTTCTCTAATTAAGGTTTGATTTGGGTTAATCTAGTATACATTAATGTATGCTATACATCCCACATTTAACGGTTGACAacgaatattatttttttgaccccactcataaaataatatcgaccgtcggatgcgggatgtataacatacattgatgtatactagaattttccgTCTGATTTGGTATTCGGAATGGAAAGAAGTTCAGATGGAATTCCCATGGGAATGAAAATTAAGTAGGAAGTGAATTTTCCCTTCCGGTGTTTGGTAATACAAGAGAAGTTTGTAACTAAtgaattaaataataaaaagtgAGTAATAAATACAAGAAATTGTGAATGAGGAGGGAAGCTGGTTCATAAGTTCATGGAATGAAGTGTTTTTCTCCACATTTTCCGTTCATGTAGTaaaataattcatttccttgtgcAATGTTCATATATATCAACATTGAAAATGAATGAACTTTCTTTCCCGATCTCTCAATACCGCAAAACAAACAAGGCCTAAGAAGAAGCGGCAATATTGAAGGCAAAATGACTTGGCAATAAGAGATCGATGTGCCCAACTGCCCATCAACCGAGCCACCACTAATTTactatatactatttttgaGTTGGTCGGGGCGTTGTAGCTAAGCACTGTTCCCAGCTCGCGCGGAAATTACGGTTATGCCTTCTATCTGCTTATAACTGTACTCTTGCCATTTGCATCTGTGTAAAAGTCCAGATCGTCAGTTTCTTATAACTCTCACCTCCTCGCGTCATTCTTCTGATTCCTGAAGCTTCTATAGCAGTCTCGATCGGTTAGTTCCTCCTCTATCCAGTTCATTGGAAATCTTCCTCATATTCTGGTATTCCGTTAGGGATATAGAGACAGAGATCGAGGTCAAAGGGCGATAGAAGAAGCGATCTCTCTCCGGGTATGTTAATTGATTCTGGTACTTGGTTCAATTTTTGTTCGAAGTTTTTTCTTGCTGTGATGATCGAGCATATACTTGGGTCTTGGATGTTTTGCGATTTTAGATGTTTGGGCATTGATTATTTAACTGTATTTCAATGATCATGCGGCAGCCTTTTTTCTTGCTCAAGTAAGAAATTAAGAGGATTTGGGTCTTTATGTGATGATGGAGCATATACTTGGGTGTTGGATTTTTTGCGATTTTAGATGTTTGGGTTTAATAGAATTTGGTCAAAACAGCTGAAGACATGAGAAATCATTATAAAGAGCATTACATTGAGAAATCCTATTTGATTTCTAGGCTTCAATTAGATTTGCAGAACTAGAAATCAGTACAagttctcttcttttcaattAGATTGGCATAACCAAAATTAGGTAATTAACCAAAGCGAAGGCAGtgaaataggaaaaacaaCAGTACatatatcttttaattttggaCATAATCATATGCAGTCTGGTTTGGGTCTTCTGTAAGAAGGGTTTGCAAATttggatttgtatttgttttctgcaattgtgtgtttttttatgAATTATTTACCAACTCAGTCAATATTGGTAGGCTGCAAGACTTAGTTTGTTATACTGTTATTGCATTTTACTTTCTATCTGACTTGATAATTACATAAGATCTTTATTTTCTATCACCCAAACCTGTACATTTTGTGATAGTAAATTGCAAACTGTTCTACGAAGTTTAATGACTATTTATATTGAATGGTATTGACAAATTTTTAATCTATGAGTAGATATTGATTGTTTGTGATTTCTCTCTGATCGCAACATACAGAGACCCATAACAAATTCtctgattttgagttttatttTCCCAGGTTATTCAGATTGTTCCTTGGAAATAAGGTACATTGTTTGATCTCCCTATTCATGTGAGCTATAATGCATAACCCATAACCCATCTCCTATAAATTATGTATTAACTATAAATTCACCCAATTTTATGTCAGTTTAATACAATTATGAATTGCTCTATATCAGTAAGGGTTGTTCGAATCTTAATATCCTTTGCTTCATTTATGTCATCTAATTTGGTATTTTGGTTTGATTCAAATATTGATTTCATGCAACAAAAAAACCTTGAAGTGAGGAGATTGTATATGAAGACCAAAAGACCACATTCACCTGGCTTTTAAATTGGGGTATATATGTCATACGTTTCAGATTTTAGCTATAGCTGTGATAGGGTTTAGAGTTGTAAAGTAGTCCCACCTGAGTTATatcaattttttatatatgggTTTCAAAGTTTTTAAAGTAGTCCCACTTGGATTTTATCAATTTTGTATACATGTATGTTAGCACTCTACTTGATTCTGAATTAAATGCCAAGGCTTCTTGGTTCTGTGCAATTTATATTGATGTAGTTTGTGTCTCCTCTCACTCTATTATTCAATTTGTATTGGTGCTGACTCTTTAGTTGATTTGTTTTACAGGGGTGGGAAAACTAAACTAAACAAGTATAAGTCTAGCAGTACTAAATGCACCAAACTCAAAAAAGCTCCCCTTGGGTACTTCATTGAAGATGTGAGGCCTCACGGTGGAATCAAGAAGTTATGCTCAGTTGCTTATTCTAATTTAAGTTTTTGTGCTTTCTTGATGTATGCAGTTCTTGGTTTGTATACTGTAACCAAATATACTGATAATTGTTGGTGTTTTAGTGctaaacaaatcaaattacTTTAAATTGTATCTATAATTTACTTAGAGACTATGTCACTGTAAGATGATTTGTGATTTGACGTTTGATTGAAGGATACTGTACCTCCTGTTAGACTTTTAGTTTCTTATTAATATGTTTTATGTGTAGGAATAACTTTGGTGTACCTTTTGTATTAATATACTATATCTTCTTTGGTTCAAGAGATTTTTCTTCTCTGTCGAGTGATGCACATCGATCAAAAGAGATTGAGATCATGAATGAGGAATCAAGCCGAGATTGGATCAGTTTTAAGGTacaattttatataatttctaGAATCTCTgcaccttttcttttcttttttccagaATCAATGCAAATTTTCAATGTaagatttgaaagaaaaattaaatttgatttaGTTTAAGTTGCATCTCTAAACTACAAATCATAGACCTCtgtatccttttttttttgccttcaGCATTGGTGATTGCTTGGTTTATTTACTGTGGTCCATGTACTAAGGTACCAAGGTAATTGGTGATTGCTTGGTTTATCTACTGACTCTCTTGATCGGTTAGTAAAGGAGCTTTTGGGTTGTTGCTATTGGTTTTCACTTTTGAGTGTTGTTGCTAGGAATAACTCACATGTATTTTACAGGTACTTGAACCGTTCGATTCACAGAGAAGATAAGAGATGGTTATCTACGTGGTATGTACAGCTGTAGTTTACTCATATAAATAGCTCATGGCAATGCTTGGATATATATCATACTGTAGACCTCTTTTCTCTTGCTAACCTTCCTACTGTACACCTCAGCTACAAATTGCTGAAATTCCTCTCTGTAAgtatttgttgatttttctcaTTCAATTTAGTTCTATAATTTTGATTACATTGCATAGAATTTAGTCAGGTTTGTCACTTTATTAGTTCTATGTTCAATTTTGTAGCTTTTTAGGTGCAGTAGCCTTCTTAAAATGCTTATCAATTGTAAGATCATGAGCTTCACCAATTAATCTTATTGGCTTGGTTGATTATAGGTATCAAACATTGCTTATGAAATCCTAACCAATAGAACTTTTATGTTCTAatttcagaagaaaaaaaaatttacaattgATCTAGAGTTGATATATTTCATgcggatatatcggggatgACTCAACTAGGTTCAACCTTACATTAGCAAGCCCCATTTCTGTTTCAGGTATGGTAATGAAGGACTGAATAGGTTCATCAAGCTGTGATGTGCAAGGTGAGCTATAATGCTCTCAAGTTTTCTTCCTGAGATGAAGCAAATGGCTGATTCATTTGCATAAAAAATGAATCCACATTGGAAGTTTCtgcatttattatataaataggATTGCTTCATTAAGGTATGTCTCATCTCTTTTTTAGTGTATCCTGGAATAAGTGGATCGTATTCTTCTTGCAGGACAAAATACTTGGTTGTCTTTATGCATGCATATAATGTCTAACATTTCAAGCAAATTTCTAACCGTATTATGTCACTAGCTTTtgatgacttgagaggtgtccAGGAGATTTTCTAAttgcatgtcaaaagaactatAAAACTACATTTGCTTGATCAAACATGTTGTTGCAGTACTGATGTAAAACTAATAGTAGCTTATTTAAAATAGAAAACCAAATTGTGGTTTTTTGGTGTTCCTTAAGAAGGTATGTATACTTTAGCTTCATCAAAGAtttcatttgatatgtttCTCATTCTAATGGATTCTTAAATGTATCTGAATTTCATCTTCTTGGATTGTCTCCAAGtttttttgtcttcttttAAATGAAATGGACAAATCACTAAATTAGTAGTTAGTATCATATGCACATCACTCTAAGATAGTTGTTTTTGTATGTGCTATGTCTGTTTCAATACATATTATTGGTTATATGACTGAGTATAGCTCATGATCATACTTGATGGTACATTAGTACAGTTAAGTAGTTAACACTACACTAAACCATATGTTGTCAACTGATGTCACTATTCTTCATATTTATACATTAATCATCATAAGCAAGCCAAATTATAAACAATGCTGCAGATTAAAATATTAGCAAAGAGAGAATGTCCCTCTCATGCTCTATCTGTGCTACCACAGTAGCACCCTATGCTGTTTATTCTTCTTCCTTTGCCAAACACAACTTAGTTTTCATTTACTGACAGTTGAAGCAAAGTAAATTAATGGTTTTACCATTATTTCTGCTACCTTTAGCATTCTGTTCAGAATCCCTCCGTCTTCCACTAATGGTGATTCCTAAAATAAgactttttacaaaaaatgGTTGACAGGAAGTAACATGTGAAATTTGAACATTTACTGAGCTGCTGGATATTACTTTTCCATGGCTCATACTGAACATGTACAATTGAACATCAGTGTTATTGAAATACATGTAAGAGTTGAAATCCAAAAACAACAGCCAAAATTGACTAACTATTAATTAGAAACTATTACCTCAATAAGACAGAAAATTTAAAAGTTGAAACTCTGAAGCATTTGCTTCTATTCTTTTAGCATAGAAAGGTACCTGAGTTTCCCAGAAACATTTGCTAAACCATGTGTATCAAAACGGTAAGCGGCAGTCTGCATTTTTTACCAGCCGTGAAAACTATTCTTTTTGAGGTATGAAG
This genomic interval carries:
- the LOC126801908 gene encoding beta-amyrin 28-monooxygenase-like codes for the protein MVMEQYYFSPIMILLLAFLSFLASCFLVLFYRHRTQFAGNNLPPGNVGYSVIGESYEFVSSGQKGHPEKFILDRVNKYSSQVFKTSFIGERTVFFCGAACNKFLFSNESKLVKVWFPSCVDKIFPSTTGNAAEEAAKVRKMLHKFVKLDGLQRYFGTIDQCTQSHFADSWENQKEVHAFELVKKYTFKLAARLFVSLEDQADIEKLSKPFHVVNAGITSMPIDFPGTPFNKAIKAANLIRKDLYSMIKQRKVDLAEGIASPTQDMLSHVLLTCDEDGTYLKESDIADKILGMLVAGYDTLSAELTFIVKYLGELPHIYNAVYREQMEIVNSKAPGEPLKCEDLQKMKYSWNVAQEVMRVAPPVQGAFREALTDFAYNGFTIPKGWKLYWSANSTHKSADCFPEPEKFDPSRFEGKGPAPYTFLPFGGGPRMCPGNEYTRVVTLVFMHHLVTRFKWENVFPDEKTTVAPFPTPSKGLPIRLYYHPR